From the Methanoculleus caldifontis genome, the window TCCTCCCAGCACCGCCCCCGCACGGCACGGCCCTTGTGGACCGCGACGATGAAGTCGCCCTCGATACCGATGCGGATGCAGCCCAGGGGGTCGTAGACGATCTCGTCGGGCGCAGGGTGCGCGTCCATGATGCTCTCGTATGCGAGCGGAGGTTCGCGCCGCCGCCGCTTCTCCTTCAGAAGAAGGAGGTCGAGCCCCAGGTCCTTGGGGTAGGGCCGGCCGGCCATGAGGGCCATCATCTCGGTCGCCCGCCGCATCTCCGCGACCGACCCCCGGGTCTTGTCGCTGTGCTCGCTCGTGAAGACGACCGCTGCCCCGACCTCGTGCGCCATCCCCGCGAGGAGCGCGTTCACGCCGGGAGAGTCGGCGTCCAGGAGCTCCGCCACGTTCCCCGCCCCGAAGAAGGCCGGGCATGGGAGTCCGGAAAACCCGGCGAGCGACGGGACGAGCCCCGATCCCACCGGCTGGAGGAGGGGGTCGGCGATCAGGCGCGAGATCCCGGCTTCCTTCGCTGCCGCAAGGTTCCCGGCAAGCGTCCGCTCGCCCGGCACCACGACCGCGGCCGCCCCGGCGTCAGCGACCGTCTTCCCGACGGCGGGGATATTCCCCTCGTGGAGAGAGAGCACCAGGTCGGCACGGGGCATGGCCGCCGCGATGAGGATGGGGTCCTGGGTATCGACCGCGAGAGGCCCTTCAACCCCCGAGAGGGCGGCAAAACACCGCCGGACGTCGTCCGCCGTCGCATCGAACCCGAAGCCCAGGTCTACGATATCCGCCCCGTCGGCAAAGAACCGCCGGACTTCGGCGAGCAGGTCCTCGCGCCTGTGCGCGTCCATGATCTCCGCGAGCACCTTCATCCTCGAACCCCCGCCGATCTTCACTCCCCGGAGAGTGAAGTAGGCGCCTGCCTCCGCCTCCCGGAGCGCGAGGCGGCGAGAGGCCTCCTCGCGGCGTGTTTCGGCGAGGAAGTCGTCGGCAGGGACGGTCCTTGAGAGCGTGACGCGGCCAAGGACCGCGAGGACCTGCGGAAGGTCGGCCGCATGCCGCGGCCCCCGGTAGACCGGGACGCCGGTCTCGCGCTCGACATCGGCAAAGGATGCGGTGCACATCCCGGAGACGATCGCCATGTCGTAGGCGCCCGCGGCAAGCAGCCGCCGGAGCTCGCCGGGAGTCAGGAACGACGCGAGTTCGCCGGTGACTGCCACGTCGATCTCGTGGCGGTCGCAGAACCTCCCGGCCGCCGCTCTCACGATCTCGGCCGTCGCCGATCCGGTCGGAAGCAGAATACGCATACGTCTCAATTATTATTCTCGCCGCGGTACATAATCTGATCTCATGCTGCGGTGCGATCTGCATGTCCACACCGGGTTCTCCAAAGATGGGGAGAGCAGTGTGGAAGAAATCCTTCGGCGGGCGGAGGCGGTCGGCCTCGACGCCGTCGCGATCACCGATCACGATACAGTAGAAGGCGCCCGGTACGCCCTCCGGTGCGAGACCTCCGTGACCGTGATCCCGGGCACCGAGATATCGACAAAACAGGGCCATCTGCTCGCCCTCGGGGTCACGGACCCCCTCCCGGCAGGGCTCGACTTCTTCGAGACCGTCGCGCTCGCCCGTGCCCGGGGCGCTCTCCTGATCCTCCCCCACCCCTACCATCGCTGGCGCCACGGCGTCGGGAGGAGGCTCGCGGCCGGGATCGGGGCGGTCGATGCGGTGGAGGTCTTCAACAGCCGTTACATCACCGGGTCGGCGAACAGGAAGGCCGCAGCCATCGCGCGGAAGTTCGGAAAACCCGGGGTCGCCGGGAGCGACGCCCACAACGCCCGCTACGTCGGGTTCGGCGTCACCTACGTCGCCGCCGAGCCTGACCTCGCCTCGATCCTCGCCGCGATTCGCGAAGGGAAGACGATGGCGGGGGGGAAGATGACCCCGCTCCACACCTACACCCGCCAGTCCATCAAGGGGGCTCTCCGCAGGATCCGGCGCACGGTGTACCGATGAGCCTGGCGTTCCGCTTCTCGTACTTCGGGGACCGGTTCTTCGGCTCGCAGATGCAGCCGGGGCTCCGGACCGTGGAGGGAGAGTTCGTCGCGGCATGCATGCGTCTCCACCTCTTCGAGGACTGGCGGGAGGCGAACTTTGCCACCGCCGGACGGACCGACCGCGGGGTGCATGCCAGAAACCAGGTCTGCACATTCCGGACTGATATGCCGGACCGGGCAATCGCGGCGCTGAACCAGGTGCTCCCGGCCGATATCTGGTGCACGGGGTGGGCCGGGGTGCCGGAGGGGTTCCACCCCCGATACAGCACCATATCGCGGACCTACCGCTACTACTTCTCAGAGACGCCCGGCAACACCCCCGCCATGCATGCTGCGGCCCAGGCGTTCGTCGGAGAGCACGACTTCTCGTCGTTCTCCCGCTCAAGCGACCGGAACCCGGAGCGGAGGATCTTCGCGGCACGGGTCTTTGAAGAAGGGCCGTTCGTCGTCTTCGAGGTGATCGGGGAGAGCTTTCTCTGGAATATGGTCAGGTGCATGGCGACGGCGCTCGGACGGGTGGGAGCAGGCGAGGCGGAGGCCGGGGAGATCGTCCGGCTCCTTGGTGGTCCGGCGGACCAGAGAGTCCCCGCCGCTCCCCCCGAAGGGCTGATATTCTGGGATATCGACTGTGGAGTCTCCTTTGCACCGATCCCGGCCGATGAGAAGAGTTCCCTGTACCGTGCAGACCGACGCCGCTACCACGCCCTGATGGCAGAGGTCGCGGCACGCCTTGCGCCGGATGCGGCACAGGATACGCCCGGATAATACCTTCGGTCGAGGCAATAAATGAAGAGAGTGATCGGAAAACCGGTCTCTCTCAGCACCTCTGTTTTAAAAGGATCAGATCGCAGGCGATGAATCCTCTAAAGGAGGTGCGGCAGGGTAAATTCTGTCTTTTATGGGTCATCCGACGCATCCCAGGATAAAGGTTCCGGATAGCGATACGCAACGCAGCTCACCACTGCCGGAATCACCCCATGCCAGCCACTCCGTCACCGGGGAATGCGGGATGCCGGGTTGCATCCGCCTGACCGGAAGACATAAGTAGCCAGAGAGAGTTTTAGCGGCCACTTCGTAAACAAAATCAGGCTAATTTTAGGCATAGTAAATGAGATACAGTTAATAATAACCTATTAATATATCCCGGCACAGTCCCGTTTCAGTACGTCAAGAGGGGAAAGTGGATGTACGACAAGGATCCGGTTCGGGCGAGACCACCCGCTCATATGGAGGGGTGGTTCGTCGAAGAAACAACTGTGCCGTTGCCACAGTACATAGATGCAGAGACAGACAGATGGATAGAACGACATATACCCCGGAGTATCGGAGAGGAGAGCCCGATAGAGGTCCCTGCTCTCCACTGTGAGGTCCAGGAGCAGGTCAACCCCTTACGGACGCCGGCGGTCCCGGGACACCGGCGTATGGTGAGCGAGACCGCCGAGGCCGCCACTCCGGCCCGCCGTCCGGGCAGGGTGAGAACCCTCGCGGCGATCCCCTGCTTCAACGAGGAGGTCGCGATCGGCTCGGTCGTCCTGAAAGCCCGGCAGCACGCCGACGAGGTCCTGGTGATCGACGACGGGTGCACCGACGGCACCGCGAAGGTCGCACGGGAGGCGGGAGCGACCGTCATCTCGCACGGAGCCTGCAGGGGAAAGGGGCAGGGGATCAAGAGTGCTCTCCGGTACGCGGTCGACCACAACTACGACTGCCTGGTCCTCATGGACGGCGACGGTCAGCACGATCCCTCCGAGATTCCCCTTCTGGTCGAACCGATCCTCACTGATTCTGCCGACCTCGTCATCGGTTTTCGGACCTTCGACCAGATGCCCTTCTACCGGAGATTCGGCCGGGCGGTCCTCGACGTCGCCTCGAGCAACGGCAGCTCGATAACCGACTCGCAGTGCGGATATCGGGCGCTCAACAGGAGGACGATGGAGTCGATGCTCGGAACGCTGAAGAAGGACGACTTCTCGACCGAATCGGAGATGCTCCGGATCGCACAGGAGAAGCACCTGCGCATCGGCGAGACCCCGATCAACTGCAAGTACGGTGATTTCGACACATCCACGAAGAACCCCGTCTCTCATGGAATCGAAGTGCTCGGATCGTTATTCTGGCTCGCCGTGGAGAGGAAGCCTCTTCTGCACATCGGCCTACCCGGATTCACCGCGATGCTCGCCGGGATCTTTCTCCTGCTCCAGTTCCTCGAAGGGTTCAGCGAGACCGGTCTCGTCGGGGTCGAGCAGGGCATGCTTGCCTCGATCTTCCTGATCCCCGGCACCATGGCGGTCGTGCTGGGTCTCGCGCT encodes:
- a CDS encoding dihydropteroate synthase-like protein — translated: MRILLPTGSATAEIVRAAAGRFCDRHEIDVAVTGELASFLTPGELRRLLAAGAYDMAIVSGMCTASFADVERETGVPVYRGPRHAADLPQVLAVLGRVTLSRTVPADDFLAETRREEASRRLALREAEAGAYFTLRGVKIGGGSRMKVLAEIMDAHRREDLLAEVRRFFADGADIVDLGFGFDATADDVRRCFAALSGVEGPLAVDTQDPILIAAAMPRADLVLSLHEGNIPAVGKTVADAGAAAVVVPGERTLAGNLAAAKEAGISRLIADPLLQPVGSGLVPSLAGFSGLPCPAFFGAGNVAELLDADSPGVNALLAGMAHEVGAAVVFTSEHSDKTRGSVAEMRRATEMMALMAGRPYPKDLGLDLLLLKEKRRRREPPLAYESIMDAHPAPDEIVYDPLGCIRIGIEGDFIVAVHKGRAVRGRCWEDVFHTLLLQGSLSRLDHAAYLGKELFKAELAIRLGRGFEQDGPF
- a CDS encoding PHP domain-containing protein, translating into MLRCDLHVHTGFSKDGESSVEEILRRAEAVGLDAVAITDHDTVEGARYALRCETSVTVIPGTEISTKQGHLLALGVTDPLPAGLDFFETVALARARGALLILPHPYHRWRHGVGRRLAAGIGAVDAVEVFNSRYITGSANRKAAAIARKFGKPGVAGSDAHNARYVGFGVTYVAAEPDLASILAAIREGKTMAGGKMTPLHTYTRQSIKGALRRIRRTVYR
- the truA gene encoding tRNA pseudouridine(38-40) synthase TruA, giving the protein MSLAFRFSYFGDRFFGSQMQPGLRTVEGEFVAACMRLHLFEDWREANFATAGRTDRGVHARNQVCTFRTDMPDRAIAALNQVLPADIWCTGWAGVPEGFHPRYSTISRTYRYYFSETPGNTPAMHAAAQAFVGEHDFSSFSRSSDRNPERRIFAARVFEEGPFVVFEVIGESFLWNMVRCMATALGRVGAGEAEAGEIVRLLGGPADQRVPAAPPEGLIFWDIDCGVSFAPIPADEKSSLYRADRRRYHALMAEVAARLAPDAAQDTPG
- a CDS encoding glycosyltransferase family 2 protein, which gives rise to MVSETAEAATPARRPGRVRTLAAIPCFNEEVAIGSVVLKARQHADEVLVIDDGCTDGTAKVAREAGATVISHGACRGKGQGIKSALRYAVDHNYDCLVLMDGDGQHDPSEIPLLVEPILTDSADLVIGFRTFDQMPFYRRFGRAVLDVASSNGSSITDSQCGYRALNRRTMESMLGTLKKDDFSTESEMLRIAQEKHLRIGETPINCKYGDFDTSTKNPVSHGIEVLGSLFWLAVERKPLLHIGLPGFTAMLAGIFLLLQFLEGFSETGLVGVEQGMLASIFLIPGTMAVVLGLALALVARTRE